The stretch of DNA TGGTCTTCTAGATGAGGTTTACAAATTAATCCGTGATGAAGTGATTGTAACTCCGGTAGCGGCTGTCTATTCACTTGCCGACTATCGCGAAGCTTTGCAGCAGGCTCAGTCTTACCGGATGGGTAAAGTGTTGTTTGGTAATGTCTAACTCGTTCGATAATCTGGTAGCGGCATTGAAAAAACTCCCGGGTCTGGGTAAGCGGTCGGCGGAACGGATTGCCATCGATCTTCTAGTGGGTAAACGGGAGTCCCTCGATAACCTTACTCGTGCTCTCACTGTTGCGGGGCAAGAAATCACTCTCTGCCCTGAGTGTGGGAATCTTTCTGAATCTGGGCGGGTTTGTAGTTTATGCGAAGACCCGAATAGAAATCGGGAATCACTCTGTATTGTTGAGAAAATTCAAGACCTTGTCGCTATGGAGGAGGCGGGAACTTGGCGCGGGTTGTATCATGTCCTGCACGGAAAATTGTCTCCATTGCAGAATCGTGGTCCGGAAGATGTGAATCTGAGCGGATTGAAAGACCGGATCTCCCGATTGGGAACGAAGGAGATCGTTTTTGCGCTCTCAAACGACATTGAGGGAGAAGCTACTTGCCACTATATTCTTGAGAGCGTTCTACCGCCAAACCATGGGATTGCGATTACCCGAATTGGCTTTGGCCTTCCCAGCGGGGGTGATTTGACCTACGCGGATTCCGTCACTCTTCGAAGCGCGATGGACTCGAGGCGGGAGTTTGGACTCCACTAGTCAGAGATTGAGCCTAGGGGAAAAGTAGCAACGCGATGGCTGACGATCTAATTCGAGCAACGAAAAAGCTATCGGATTCCGTTAATCGATTGCGTTTCTCTGCGCCAACGACTCACGTATATAATCCGCTGGCCTATGCGTGGGAGTCTCACGAAATCTATCTTCGACGCTTTGGTCTTGGGAAAAAGAAGACAATTTTCCTCGGAATGAATCCGGGACCATGGGGAATGGCACAGGTTGGTGTTCCTTTTGGTGAAGTGAGTCTCGTGAGAGACTGGATGAAAATTGAGTGTTCTGTGAAGAAGCCAGACAAAGAGCACCCCAAGAGGCCAATTGAAGGTTTTGCGTGCAAGCGCTCGGAGGTGAGTGGCCGGCGCCTTTGGGGTTTTTTCCGCGATCGCTTTGGAGCTCCAGAAAAGTTCTTTGCCGATCACTTTGTCCTAAACTACTGTCCGCTGGTCTTTATGGAGGAAAGTGGACGGAACCGGACCCCCGACAAATTGCCCGCAGAGCAGCGAAGGCCACTTGAGGGTGCCTGCGACGATTTCCTGAAAAATGCCTTGGAGATTCTTGAACCAGAGCACGTAGTGGGCGTTGGTGGTTTTGCTGAACAGTGTCTTCTCAGAAACTCTTCGGGCGGCACCATCTCCCGCATTTTGCACCCGAGTCCCGCGAGTCCGGCTGCCAATCGTGATTGGGCAGGAGCTGCTGAGAGAGCACTAGTGAGAAGCGGCATTTGGCCTAAGAGATAATCTGTTTTTTCTCGAAACCTGTTTCCAAAGATAGGGTAGGCGAATAGACTAGGTGCGGTCGGCTCTGGAATTGAAGCGTTAGGCTGTTCTATAATGCAAGGACAACGTAAAACCACTTCCCTTTCATCAAGCTAGAAGAATGGGAGCTCAGGATGGAAATTTGGTATTGAAGCTCAAAGAAACGGAAGGAGACAAATTCCTTGCCACTTTTAGGTTCCGGAACGATCCTCAAACGACTGGTTTGAGACGAGGCCCCAAGTCCATGAAACAAATCTTTAAGCGTAGACCATCCCTTGTTCTCCTCTTCGCGATTGGAATTCTTTTTTCCGTCTACAGTGCCCACGGGAAAGAGCTTTCGGCTCGTGCTCTCATGGAAGCCTGTCGTTTAGGGGATCTGGAAACAGTAAAAGCGGAATTGGAAAAAGGCGTCGATCTAGAGGCGCAAGATGGGAGCAACTGGACTTCTCTCTTTCATGCCCTCGATGCTGGACAGGGCGAGGTAGCGCGCTTTCTCATCGACCGTGGCGCAGACTTCACCCAGATGCTCCCCTCTTACGAATATCCCTTGAATCTCGCGATTCGGGGATCAAAAAATGATACGGTTGCATACCTTATCCTGAAGGGAGCACCTCTCCATCCCGAGGAATATGAAGACAGCCGTGGAAGAAGCCCCTTGTTCTCAGCATTGGTCTGGGGTGATTCGGAGCTCCTTCAGATCCTTGAGGA from Verrucomicrobiota bacterium encodes:
- the recR gene encoding recombination mediator RecR; this translates as MSNSFDNLVAALKKLPGLGKRSAERIAIDLLVGKRESLDNLTRALTVAGQEITLCPECGNLSESGRVCSLCEDPNRNRESLCIVEKIQDLVAMEEAGTWRGLYHVLHGKLSPLQNRGPEDVNLSGLKDRISRLGTKEIVFALSNDIEGEATCHYILESVLPPNHGIAITRIGFGLPSGGDLTYADSVTLRSAMDSRREFGLH
- a CDS encoding uracil-DNA glycosylase family protein, with protein sequence MADDLIRATKKLSDSVNRLRFSAPTTHVYNPLAYAWESHEIYLRRFGLGKKKTIFLGMNPGPWGMAQVGVPFGEVSLVRDWMKIECSVKKPDKEHPKRPIEGFACKRSEVSGRRLWGFFRDRFGAPEKFFADHFVLNYCPLVFMEESGRNRTPDKLPAEQRRPLEGACDDFLKNALEILEPEHVVGVGGFAEQCLLRNSSGGTISRILHPSPASPAANRDWAGAAERALVRSGIWPKR